Proteins encoded within one genomic window of Hermetia illucens chromosome 2, iHerIll2.2.curated.20191125, whole genome shotgun sequence:
- the LOC119648812 gene encoding guanine nucleotide-binding protein subunit beta-2, producing the protein MPKDDPETAALKEELNSMIANFKAEQEKQNDCKLAEKCGDLPDVPKIRLAGKKILKGHINKVNSVHFAGDSRHCVTGSLDGKLIIWDTWTANKVQIIPLRSAWVMSVAFSPSGNFVACGGMDNQCTIYDLNNRDSTGVAKMTRELLGYEGFLSSCRFLDDNHIITGSGDMKICHWDLESGKKTMEFDGHAGDVVSISLSPDMNQYVTGSVDKTCKLWDVREDHHKQMFFGHEADVNSVCFHPSGFAFATASEDKTARLYDLRSDQQIAQYSPPNTTSGFTSCALSFSGRYIICGSVDNNIHSWDTLKTTHTGMLAGHENRITSICLTPNGMALASCSWDQNVRVWV; encoded by the exons ATGCCGAAGGATGATCCTGAGACCGCTGCTCTTAAGGAAGAACTTAATTCGATGATAGCTAACTTTAAG GCCGAACAAGAGAAGCAAAATGATTGCAAGCTCGCAGAAAAGTGCGGAGACCTCCCGGATGTCCCGAAAATTCGGTTGGCTGGCAAGAAAATCCTCAAAGGTCACATAAACAAAGTGAACTCAGTACATTTCGCGGGAGATTCTAGGCACTGTGTAACAGGATCCTTGGATGGAAAGTTGATCATTTGGGATACCTGGACCGCTAATAAAGTTCAA ATTATTCCTTTACGATCGGCATGGGTCATGTCTGTAGCATTCTCTCCGTCTGGAAATTTTGTAGCCTGCGGTGGTATGGACAACCAATGTACAATTTATGACCTCAACAATCGGGATTCAACAGGAGTAGCGAAAATGACCCGAGAATTGCTAGGATATGAAGGATTCTTGAGCTCCTGCCGATTTTTAGATGACAATCATATAATTACAGGATCAGGAGATATGAAAAT CTGCCACTGGGACCTCGAATCGGGGAAGAAAACAATGGAATTCGACGGACATGCGGGAGATGTGGTATCAATATCCCTTTCACCCGATATGAATCAATATGTGACAGGATCTGTTGATAAAACTTGTAAGTTATGGGATGTTCGAGAAGACCATCATAAGCAGATGTTCTTCGGTCATGAAGCGGACGTGAACAGTGTCTGT TTCCATCCCAGCGGCTTTGCATTCGCTACAGCGTCCGAGGACAAAACAGCTCGTTTATACGACTTAAGGTCTGATCAGCAGATAGCTCAATACAGCCCCCCAAATACTACGTCTGGCTTCACCTCTTGTG CTTTATCTTTCAGTGGGCGATACATTATTTGTGGGTCGGTTGATAATAACATTCATTCATGGGATACTTTGAAGACAACTCACACTG GTATGTTAGCAGGTCATGAAAATCGTATAACATCAATTTGCTTAACTCCAAACGGGATGGCCCTGGCATCTTGCAGTTGGGATCAAAACGTTCGGGTTTGGGTTTAA
- the LOC119650133 gene encoding prisilkin-39-like: MRKFLAVGILCALIQVLVAFPSEDSAIKAAVEADDRTPVLLVNADDDENKPTTLDVIELESGSKLGDENNGTDKNRPRRALLLAKAALLKLGLLKAGVVGLGAAKVAGLGLYGAGYNNYYGGYGGGYGGYGGYGGYSGYNGGYGYGGYGPYGGGGYGYGPKFFGVAGYGYF; encoded by the exons ATGAGGAAGTTTCTTGCAGTTGGTATCTTGTGCGCCCTAATCCAGGTCTTAGTTGCATTCCCAAGTGAAGATAGTGCAATTAAAGCAGCAGTGGAAGCGGATGATAGGACACCGGTTCTATTAGTGAATGCAGATGACGATGAGAACAAGCCAACTACATTAGACGTGATAGAACTGGAAAGCGGATCCAAGCTAGGGGATGAAAACAATGGAACCGATAAGAACAGACCACGCCGAGCACTCCTACTAGCGAAGGCAGCTCTCCTGAAACTAGGATTACTGAAAGCAGG AGTCGTTGGTTTAGGAGCCGCTAAAGTGGCAGGACTTGGACTTTACGGAGCTGGCTACAATAACTACTACGGTGGATACGGTGGTGGTTATGGCGGATATGGTGGATATGGCGGATACAGTGGTTACAACGGCGGCTATGGATACGGTGGCTACGGACCCTACGGCGGAGGTGGTTACGGCTATGGCCCAAAATTTTTCGGTGTAGCAGGATACGGATATTTCTAG